In the genome of Prosthecobacter sp., one region contains:
- the queA gene encoding tRNA preQ1(34) S-adenosylmethionine ribosyltransferase-isomerase QueA — translation MLTADFDYHLPPELIASEPLADRSASRMMVVHRGSGKIEHRMFRDIGQFVSREAGDMLVLNDTRVVPARYFTDRGHEVLRLQILTPTRWRCMVKPGKKFRIGHTVPIGEATGRVIEILEENGDRIIEFDRVVDESKHGHLALPHYMGREDQPADRERYQTVFARQEGSIAAPTAGLHFTPEVLNPLPHTFVTLHVGVGTFQPVKVANIADHKMHSEVYEVSESTAAAIQSAKRVIPVGTTALRTLETVARDHGRVIATRGSTDIFIHPGFEFHVAGGLLTNFHLPKSTLIMLVSAFAGKELTMRAYAEAIRERYRFFSYGDCMLIV, via the coding sequence ATGCTGACCGCCGACTTCGATTACCATCTGCCGCCTGAATTGATCGCCAGTGAACCGCTGGCGGATCGGTCGGCGTCGCGGATGATGGTGGTGCATCGGGGTTCGGGGAAGATCGAGCACCGGATGTTTCGGGACATCGGGCAGTTTGTATCGCGGGAGGCAGGGGACATGCTGGTTTTGAACGACACGCGGGTCGTTCCGGCCCGCTACTTCACGGATCGCGGTCATGAGGTACTGCGGTTGCAGATTCTCACACCCACACGCTGGCGCTGCATGGTGAAGCCGGGGAAAAAGTTCCGAATCGGCCACACGGTGCCGATTGGCGAGGCCACGGGCCGTGTGATCGAGATTCTGGAGGAAAACGGCGACCGCATCATCGAGTTCGACCGCGTGGTGGATGAATCGAAGCACGGCCACCTCGCCTTGCCGCACTACATGGGCCGCGAGGACCAGCCTGCGGACCGCGAACGCTATCAAACCGTGTTTGCACGCCAGGAAGGCTCCATCGCCGCACCCACGGCTGGCCTTCACTTCACGCCGGAGGTGCTGAATCCCCTGCCCCACACGTTTGTGACGCTCCATGTCGGTGTCGGCACGTTTCAGCCAGTGAAGGTAGCGAACATCGCGGATCACAAGATGCACTCCGAAGTCTATGAAGTCTCCGAATCGACCGCTGCGGCGATTCAATCGGCCAAACGCGTCATTCCCGTCGGCACCACGGCCCTGCGCACGTTGGAAACCGTGGCCCGCGATCATGGCCGAGTCATCGCCACGCGAGGCAGCACGGACATCTTCATTCATCCTGGTTTCGAGTTCCATGTCGCTGGCGGCTTGCTGACGAATTTCCATCTGCCTAAATCAACGCTCATCATGCTGGTCAGTGCTTTTGCGGGCAAGGAGCTGACGATGCGGGCTTATGCAGAGGCAATTCGCGAGCGCTATCGCTTCTTCAGCTATGGGGACTGCATGCTGATCGTGTGA
- a CDS encoding RNA pseudouridine synthase produces MSIRNDATFTVIDETDGYIVVNKPAPLQIHPGDPNGPPTLWHRLCDLLSYEIANGGQVSIINRLDRETSGVVLVAKNHELARLFGMAMQDRKIHKTYVALVHGWPEWEEKNLDAPILSAREVGPADIWVKQIVHPQGAACRTSFRTLQRFERNDMKFALVEAKPETGRMHQIRVHLHHLGLPIVGDKLYGRDDRCYLEFIETGWTPALEKKLLLPRQALHSSRLELNLEGFPSCWKAPLPSEFVL; encoded by the coding sequence GTGAGCATCCGTAACGACGCCACCTTCACCGTCATCGACGAGACCGATGGCTACATCGTCGTCAACAAACCCGCCCCGCTGCAAATCCATCCCGGTGATCCGAATGGCCCGCCCACGCTCTGGCATCGGCTCTGCGATCTCCTGTCGTATGAAATCGCCAACGGCGGCCAGGTCTCCATCATCAACCGCCTCGACCGCGAGACCAGTGGAGTCGTGCTCGTGGCAAAGAATCACGAACTCGCCCGCCTCTTCGGCATGGCGATGCAAGACCGCAAGATTCATAAAACGTACGTCGCCCTCGTCCATGGCTGGCCGGAGTGGGAGGAGAAAAACCTTGATGCACCGATCTTGAGCGCCCGCGAAGTCGGCCCCGCCGACATTTGGGTCAAACAAATCGTCCATCCGCAAGGTGCTGCGTGCCGCACCTCGTTCCGCACGCTGCAACGCTTCGAGCGCAACGACATGAAGTTCGCATTGGTCGAGGCGAAGCCTGAAACCGGCCGCATGCATCAGATCCGCGTGCATCTCCATCACCTCGGCCTCCCCATCGTCGGCGACAAACTCTATGGCCGCGATGACCGCTGCTACCTGGAGTTCATCGAAACTGGCTGGACGCCTGCTTTGGAGAAAAAACTGCTCTTGCCGCGCCAAGCACTGCACTCCTCACGACTTGAACTCAATCTCGAAGGCTTTCCGAGCTGCTGGAAGGCGCCGCTGCCATCCGAGTTCGTATTGTAG
- a CDS encoding M15 family metallopeptidase, with the protein MTSDSWRRLRTAPLLAIITLVACATKEERRSALVPSHSIELAKRFDFVDVRATIPDIAIDLRYATPHNVAGHPIYPSRMPCLLRIETAEKLKTAQALLRAQGYGLRIWDAYRPPEAQETLHQHGGSTGMFLSPKAGWSRHCGGIAVDLTLVDAQGREQRMPTYFDQDFENASHHYRGSDPMVKQNLAILKEAMKQAGFTQLESEWWHFDDEDYIHDPQPIVYGRELAIPML; encoded by the coding sequence ATGACCTCAGATTCCTGGCGCCGCCTGCGCACTGCCCCCCTCCTTGCCATCATCACTCTGGTCGCCTGTGCCACGAAAGAGGAACGCCGCAGCGCCCTAGTGCCCAGCCACTCCATCGAACTCGCGAAGCGCTTCGATTTCGTCGATGTCCGCGCCACCATTCCCGACATCGCCATCGATCTGCGCTACGCCACGCCCCACAATGTTGCCGGTCACCCTATCTATCCTTCCCGCATGCCCTGCCTGCTGCGCATAGAGACAGCGGAAAAGCTGAAGACCGCACAGGCTCTGTTGCGCGCCCAAGGCTACGGCCTGCGCATCTGGGACGCGTATCGTCCCCCGGAGGCACAGGAAACACTGCATCAGCATGGCGGCAGCACCGGCATGTTCCTTTCTCCGAAGGCCGGCTGGAGCCGCCACTGCGGCGGCATCGCCGTCGATCTCACGCTCGTCGATGCACAAGGTCGCGAGCAGCGAATGCCCACCTACTTTGACCAGGACTTCGAAAACGCCAGCCACCACTACCGCGGCAGCGATCCCATGGTGAAGCAGAATTTAGCCATCCTCAAAGAGGCCATGAAGCAGGCCGGTTTCACGCAGTTGGAGTCCGAGTGGTGGCACTTCGACGACGAGGACTACATCCACGATCCCCAGCCCATCGTCTATGGCCGGGAACTCGCCATCCCCATGCTGTGA
- a CDS encoding prepilin peptidase, which translates to MRFQILNALLHFLAFYIGTGIGSFLNVVIYRMPLGISVNNPRRSFCPSCKYQIPMWQNIPLLSWLLLRGKCANCGGKISIRYFMVELLTGVMFYLVFLKISGEYPDPWPYISTWGPQVLCLWVFMSLLISGTFIDIDHFILPHTITIGGAVVGVLSAWWVPALVEQETHTRGLLISLASAALGLGGLWLVVELGKLAFGRKKFVFAKEETWEVTQPDDNEPPVVAFGEHKYDWADLFMRATDRMVVSCSTLQVNERSFGAVTAELWMEKLKVRDGTNLEEFSLEGVTTLKAQTTQVVIPREAMGFGDVLFLMMIGAFTGWQAVLFTILAASVLGTVFAVIHRVTGKAEWGAKIPFGPYLAMGAVIWVFYGPQFVEWYVSKTMWR; encoded by the coding sequence ATGCGCTTTCAAATTCTCAACGCCCTGCTGCACTTCCTGGCCTTCTACATTGGCACCGGGATTGGTTCCTTCCTCAATGTGGTCATCTACCGCATGCCGCTGGGCATTTCGGTGAACAATCCCAGGCGCAGCTTTTGCCCCTCGTGCAAATACCAGATCCCCATGTGGCAGAACATCCCGCTGCTGAGCTGGCTGCTGCTGCGCGGGAAGTGCGCGAACTGCGGCGGCAAGATTTCCATCCGCTACTTCATGGTCGAACTGCTCACCGGCGTGATGTTCTACCTCGTGTTTCTGAAGATCAGCGGAGAATACCCGGATCCGTGGCCTTACATCAGCACCTGGGGGCCGCAGGTGCTCTGCCTGTGGGTGTTTATGAGCCTGCTGATTTCCGGCACCTTCATCGACATCGATCATTTCATCCTGCCGCATACGATTACCATCGGGGGTGCCGTGGTGGGAGTGCTTTCAGCGTGGTGGGTGCCGGCGCTGGTGGAGCAGGAGACGCACACCCGTGGCTTGCTCATCTCGCTGGCCAGCGCCGCGCTCGGTCTTGGCGGGCTCTGGCTGGTGGTGGAACTCGGAAAACTGGCGTTTGGGCGGAAGAAGTTCGTCTTTGCCAAGGAAGAAACCTGGGAGGTGACCCAGCCGGATGATAACGAGCCCCCCGTGGTTGCCTTCGGTGAGCACAAGTATGACTGGGCCGATCTCTTCATGCGCGCGACTGACCGCATGGTGGTCTCATGCAGCACCTTGCAGGTGAATGAACGTTCCTTTGGCGCCGTGACCGCCGAACTGTGGATGGAAAAACTCAAGGTGCGCGACGGCACGAACCTGGAGGAGTTTTCGCTCGAAGGAGTGACGACGCTGAAAGCGCAAACGACGCAGGTGGTGATCCCGCGTGAGGCGATGGGATTCGGCGACGTGCTGTTCCTGATGATGATCGGCGCCTTCACCGGCTGGCAGGCGGTGTTGTTCACGATTCTCGCCGCTTCGGTGCTCGGCACGGTCTTTGCCGTGATCCACCGCGTCACGGGCAAAGCGGAATGGGGTGCGAAGATCCCGTTCGGTCCTTATCTCGCGATGGGAGCCGTGATCTGGGTCTTCTACGGCCCGCAGTTCGTTGAGTGGTATGTGAGCAAGACGATGTGGCGGTGA
- a CDS encoding Gfo/Idh/MocA family oxidoreductase, whose translation MSDKKLNIAVVGLGFGAEFIPIWQRHPLTTCYAICQRDPKKLNTIGDAFDIAVRYTDFKAMLKDPNIDAVHINSPIPDHGWMSIEALKAGKHVACTVPMATSIEDCKKICDLVKKTGLKYMMMETVVYAREYLFMKEQLDQGKLGKLQFVQASHQQDMDGWPNYWPGLPPMWYATHCVGPVAGMIGKPAEYVSCFGSGTVRKELQKCYGSPFAVETAHIKFKGTDVSARIIRSLFDTARQYRESIDVYGDKASIEWPLIEHEPLVMHRAKLPEPKIPKLVKTPDFAKRLPKPIQRFTTKGVYDIGKKTHLSFTQGSGHGGSHPHLANEFAYALAEKRQPFPNAAQSANWTCVGLCAHQSAMAGGKIVKLPAFTLG comes from the coding sequence ATGTCTGACAAAAAACTCAACATCGCCGTCGTCGGCCTCGGATTCGGGGCAGAATTCATCCCCATCTGGCAACGTCACCCGCTCACGACCTGCTACGCCATCTGCCAGCGCGACCCGAAGAAACTCAACACCATCGGCGACGCCTTCGACATCGCCGTGCGTTACACGGATTTCAAAGCGATGCTCAAAGACCCGAACATCGACGCCGTCCACATCAACTCGCCCATTCCCGACCACGGCTGGATGAGCATCGAAGCGCTCAAGGCCGGCAAACACGTCGCCTGCACCGTGCCGATGGCCACCAGCATCGAAGACTGCAAAAAGATCTGCGATCTCGTCAAAAAAACCGGCCTTAAGTACATGATGATGGAGACTGTGGTCTATGCCCGAGAGTATCTCTTCATGAAGGAGCAGCTTGATCAGGGCAAACTCGGCAAGCTGCAGTTCGTGCAGGCCTCGCATCAGCAGGACATGGACGGCTGGCCGAACTACTGGCCCGGCCTGCCGCCGATGTGGTATGCCACGCACTGCGTCGGTCCCGTGGCCGGCATGATCGGCAAACCCGCCGAATACGTGAGCTGCTTTGGCTCCGGCACCGTGCGCAAGGAATTGCAAAAGTGCTACGGCTCGCCGTTTGCCGTCGAAACGGCGCACATCAAATTCAAAGGCACCGATGTCAGCGCCCGCATCATTCGCAGTCTGTTTGACACCGCGCGTCAGTATCGCGAGAGCATCGACGTGTATGGCGACAAAGCCTCCATCGAATGGCCTCTCATCGAGCACGAACCGCTCGTCATGCACCGCGCCAAACTGCCCGAGCCAAAGATTCCCAAGCTCGTGAAGACTCCTGACTTCGCCAAACGCCTGCCGAAGCCAATCCAGCGCTTCACCACGAAGGGCGTCTATGACATTGGCAAGAAAACCCATCTCAGCTTCACCCAAGGCTCCGGTCACGGCGGCAGTCATCCGCATCTCGCCAACGAGTTCGCCTACGCCCTCGCCGAAAAGCGCCAGCCCTTCCCGAACGCCGCGCAATCTGCCAACTGGACCTGTGTAGGCCTCTGCGCGCATCAGTCGGCCATGGCAGGTGGCAAGATCGTGAAGCTGCCGGCTTTCACGCTCGGTTGA
- a CDS encoding cobalamin-independent methionine synthase II family protein, translating to MSKPLLFPTSVVGSLPRPAFVLDLINDRPPLSTECYTNEMQAAVRYAVAMQEHAGLDVITDGEWWRKSYIGVIAELAHGFELGTAPDGRPMTVVTEKLSPKTPGFIAREVTFLKTITSRLIKSTLPSPALLGERMWHPEKSAKAYPNRDDFVRDCVPVLRRELELVSDAGADIVQIDDPHLCLFVDHDVRGRYTDPDAAADFAVDMVNEVVSGITGVKIAVHLCRRAGGRARGEVCHGGGYGPIIKHLNKLNAHHLTMEFTAPQAGDMTVFRELREDLEIGLGCVDVTPGQVDSAETIVSRVRKALQFLAPERISLNPDCGFAPGSGAVVSIDETYQKLCNEVEAARILRAEFA from the coding sequence ATGAGCAAGCCACTCCTCTTCCCCACCTCCGTCGTCGGCTCGCTGCCGCGTCCGGCTTTTGTGCTCGACCTCATCAACGACCGTCCACCGCTCTCCACTGAATGCTACACCAACGAGATGCAGGCCGCCGTACGCTACGCCGTCGCCATGCAGGAGCACGCAGGGCTGGATGTCATCACCGACGGCGAATGGTGGCGCAAAAGCTACATCGGCGTCATCGCCGAACTCGCGCATGGCTTCGAACTCGGCACCGCACCGGATGGCAGGCCCATGACCGTTGTCACAGAGAAACTATCGCCCAAAACACCGGGCTTCATCGCCCGCGAAGTCACCTTTCTCAAAACGATCACGAGCCGCCTCATCAAATCCACGCTGCCGTCTCCCGCGCTGCTCGGCGAGCGCATGTGGCATCCGGAGAAGTCCGCCAAAGCCTATCCGAACCGCGACGACTTCGTGCGCGATTGTGTTCCCGTCCTGCGCCGCGAACTCGAACTCGTCAGTGATGCCGGGGCCGACATCGTACAGATCGACGACCCGCATTTGTGCCTCTTCGTCGATCATGACGTGCGCGGCCGTTACACCGACCCCGATGCCGCCGCCGACTTCGCCGTGGACATGGTCAATGAAGTCGTCAGCGGCATCACCGGCGTGAAGATCGCCGTGCATCTCTGCCGCCGCGCCGGTGGCCGTGCGCGTGGTGAAGTCTGCCACGGCGGCGGCTATGGCCCCATCATCAAGCACCTCAACAAGCTCAACGCGCATCACCTCACCATGGAGTTCACCGCGCCACAAGCTGGCGACATGACCGTCTTCCGTGAACTGCGCGAAGATCTCGAAATCGGTCTTGGCTGTGTAGACGTGACGCCAGGCCAGGTGGACAGCGCTGAGACCATCGTCAGCCGCGTGCGCAAGGCTTTGCAGTTCCTCGCTCCCGAACGCATTTCGCTGAATCCCGATTGCGGCTTCGCCCCCGGCTCCGGCGCGGTGGTGAGCATTGACGAGACCTATCAGAAGCTCTGCAACGAGGTGGAGGCAGCGCGAATCCTGCGCGCGGAGTTCGCGTGA
- a CDS encoding SDR family oxidoreductase — protein MDVSTSPPRTAVITGGEGDLAKSIYEELKQAGFDVVTPGRGDLDVTNADSVKAFFATVKQLDLLVNNAGVCRDVSIAKMEETEFDQVVDVNLKGAFLVSQAAVKLMAKQRHGHIVNIGSYSALSGPYGQANYAAAKAGLIGLTQSIAKEYGARNVRANCVLPGFLETKMTHHLLVDAAFRENLLNAHALGRLNTPQDAARFIVFLHSLENVSGQVFQLDSRVRRWA, from the coding sequence ATGGATGTGTCCACCTCTCCGCCGCGCACCGCCGTCATCACCGGCGGTGAGGGCGATTTGGCGAAATCGATTTACGAAGAACTCAAGCAGGCGGGTTTCGACGTTGTGACACCGGGTCGTGGCGATCTCGATGTAACGAATGCGGACTCGGTGAAGGCGTTTTTCGCCACGGTGAAGCAGCTTGATCTGCTGGTGAACAATGCCGGTGTGTGTCGCGATGTTTCCATCGCGAAGATGGAAGAGACGGAGTTCGATCAAGTCGTCGATGTGAATCTCAAAGGCGCATTCTTGGTGTCACAGGCGGCGGTGAAGCTCATGGCGAAGCAGCGGCATGGGCACATCGTGAACATTGGCTCGTATTCGGCGCTCAGCGGCCCTTATGGCCAGGCAAATTACGCGGCGGCTAAGGCGGGCTTGATCGGACTGACGCAGAGCATTGCCAAGGAGTATGGCGCGCGCAATGTGCGGGCGAACTGCGTGCTGCCGGGATTTCTGGAGACGAAAATGACGCATCATCTGCTGGTAGATGCGGCGTTCCGCGAAAATCTACTGAACGCGCATGCCTTGGGACGTCTGAATACGCCACAGGACGCAGCGCGCTTCATCGTCTTCTTGCACAGCCTGGAGAACGTGAGCGGGCAGGTGTTTCAACTCGACAGCCGAGTCAGGCGCTGGGCTTGA